The following coding sequences are from one Tachysurus vachellii isolate PV-2020 chromosome 7, HZAU_Pvac_v1, whole genome shotgun sequence window:
- the LOC132849275 gene encoding uncharacterized protein LOC132849275: protein MMCTSCSVPHHLLLFLILTFITVPVSAVITVKVEFNQTAALPCHRRCSRQVTWTLFNNPDYVVARCDQTTCWLAEGFYISHDQYLKGDLTLTITVADDSKRNIYRCWCDGKDINYVRLSIKSIISSVQMNPCEDLQLNLHISEQVEVIFKHRDSTDGVQICSVYKRSLNCTAEYTQRTSLTNTLLTLRGVKRTDDGVYIIRDKEYNETLHIYFVTVRDQNKDQECALPVWKIVLIVVLPAAALIVIFLILRTIYHSNRRDDILANPCKYAEAVKIQIKFDNTNSSNKFKIEAGANPKEEAEDKKKLPKYVKDYIEYKKNMDEITIIKEYKLGEVDTYGK from the exons ATGATGTGTACCAGCTGCAGTGTTCCTCACCACCTCCTTCTTTTCCTCATCCTCACGTTCATCACAG ttCCTGTATCAGCTGTCATTACAGTAAAGGTGGAGTTTAATCAGACTGCTGCTCTGCCCTGTCATCGGAGATGTTCTCGTCAGGTCACATGGACTCTGTTCAATAACCCAGATTATGTAGTGGCTCGGTGTGATCAGACAACCTGCTGGCTAGCAGAAGGATTTTACATCTCCCATGATCAGTATCTGAAAGGAGATCTGACCCTCACCATCACTGTAGCTGATGACAGTAAGAGGAACATATACAGGTGTTGGTGTGATGGCAAAGACATTAATTATGTGCGTCTCAGCATCAAGT ccATCATATCATCAGTTCAGATGAATCCTTGTGAAGATCTACAGCTGAATTTGCACATATCAGAACAAGTGGAGGTGATCTTTAAACACAGAGATTCAACAGATGGTGTACAGatctgcagtgtgtataaaagaTCACTAAACTGTACAGCTgaatacacacagagaacatcactcactaacacacttctTACACTGAGAGGAGTAAAGAGGACTGATGATGGAGTTTACATCATCAGAGACAAGGAGTATAACGAGACCCTTCATATTTACTTTGTAACAGTAAGAG ATCAGAACAAAGATCAGGAGTGTGCTCTACCAGTGTGGAAGATTGTCCTGATAGTAGTGCTTCCGGCTGCTGCACTGATTGTGATATTCCTGATCCTGAGGACTATATATCACAGCAACCGAAGAGATGAT ATTCTTGCAAATCCGTGTAAATATGCAGAAGCTGTGAAGATCCAGATCAAATTTGACAACACAAACAGCTccaataaatttaaaattgagGCTGGAGCAAATCCCAAGGAAGAGgctgaggataaaaaaaaactacccaAATATGTGAAGGACTATATagaatataagaaaaatatggatgaaattacaattattaaagAATACAAGTTGGGAGAAGTGGATACATACGGAaagtaa